A window of Chryseobacterium aquaeductus genomic DNA:
GCATTTCTTAATTCATATGCCAGAAGTTCGGTAGAAATTTGAGTTGTGATGGCTTCCTTCACTTTATTAATTGCTTCCTTAGATTTTTGCAAAGCTTCAAAATGACGCTGATTCGTGATGACCACGTTATTTTCTTCGGATTTTAACTGTTCTACATAAGATGAAAGTTCGTTTTTAAGATCCTCAATATTCTGATTCTCAACTGCCGAAATTGTGATAAAATCAAAATCTTGAGAAATTGCATTTCTCAAAACACTTTCAACATTTTGATAATGATTGGGAGAAACCTCATCAATTTTTGTGGCGCAGATAATCGATTTCAAATCTTCTCTTATCAAAGATTGAATCATCTGAATATCATCCGAAAAATCTTCTGTTGCAGCATCGATCAGGTAAACCAAAACATTCGCATTATCTACCTTTTCTTTAGCTTTTTTCACACCAATAGCTTCGATTTCATCTATTGTATCTCGCAAACCAGCGGTATCAATCAAACGGAAAGCATGACCTTTGATATGAAGAATCTCTTCAATCGTATCTCGTGTAGTTCCGGCAATATTGCTTACAATCGCACGTTCTTCTTTCAGTAAAGCGTTCAGTAAAGTAGATTTTCCGGCATTTGGTTTCCCGATAATTGCCACGGCAGTTCCGTTTTTGATGGCATTTCCGTATTGGAAACTCTCTATCAAAGAATTTAGTTTATTTTCAATTTTATCAAGCAATTGATTCAAAGCTGATCTGTCTGCAAATTCTACGTCTTCTTCAGCAAAATCCAATTCCAATTCTATCAGCGATACAAAATTCAACAAGTCAGTTCTCAGAAAAGAAATTTCATTGGTAATGCCGCCTTTTAGCTGATTCAAAGCTACTTTTCTGGAAGCTTCATTTTCCGAAGCAATCAAATCTGCAATAGATTCTGCCTGGCTCAAATCGATTCTTCCGTTGATAAATGCGCGCATCGTAAATTCTCCTGCTTTTGCCATTCTCGCTCCGTTTTTTATTAAGACTTCAAGAATTTTTTTTGCAATATGTGGCGAACCGTGAAAAGAAATCTCTACAGAATCTTCTGCCGTAAAGGTTTTCGGAGCTTTAAAAACAGAAACCATCACTTCATCAATCATCTCATTATCATCTTTTATGAATCCGTAATGAACGGTATGAGATTGAGCTTTTTCGAGATTTTTACCTTCAAAAATTTTCGAACAAACCGATATAGCATCGTCTCCCGAAATTCTGATAATTCCGATTGCTCCAATTCCGTTCGCAGTTGCCAAAGCGCAGATAGTGTCGTGATTCATAGTGCAAAATTACGGAAATATTTGTGTTTTAATGAGCACTAGGATTTTGTCAGGTACAAAATATATTTGACTTCAATTATTTAATAACTAATGCCAATAAGCAATATTCACTATGTTTTAAATTTAGATGTTAAAAAATAATAGAATTAAAATTTAGGTTTAATCTAGTTTCACTCCAAAAAAATGCCCCACTAAAGCGGTAACTACCATCGCAACTGTACCCCAAAAACAAATTCTCAAGACAGCTGCTTTAATATTAGATCCGCCTGCTTTCGCTGCAACTGCGCCTAAAATCATAAGAAATATAATTGAAAAAGCATATTGGTAGTATACCATTTCTTTTTCGGGTGCAAAAACAGCTAAAATTACCGGCAATAAGGCACCTGCAATAAAGGAAAAAAATGAAGCCACAGCTGCCAGAAAAGGTTTTGCCTGAGTAATTTCATTAATTCCCAATTCATCTTTTGCGTGTGCTTCTAAGGCGTTATGTAAGGTAAGTTCTGTTGCAACCTGCAAAGCTGTTTGCTTGCTGACTCCTCTTTTTTCGTAGATCTTTGCCAATTCTTGCAATTCAATCTCAGGTATTTCTTCCAGCTCTTTTTTTTCTCTTTGCAAGTCTGCGGTTTCGGTGTCAGATTGTGAACTCACCGACACATATTCTCCGGCAGCCATAGACATTGCCCCGGCGATCATTCCTGCGAGAGCAGTCAGAATGATAAGTTCTCTGCTGGGACTTGCAGCTGCCACGCCTATTACAATACTTGTTGTGGAAAGCAAACCGTCATTCGCTCCTAAGACCGACGCACGAAGCCAGCCTACTCTATTAACGTAATGTTTTTCTAATGGATAATGCATCATTTAAAGATTTAAGACCAAACCCAAACCGACAGATTTTGACTGAATGACCGGATAGATGAAAGTTACACGTTTTGAATCATTATTTTTAAAAATCTTATCAACTAAAGGAAAAATCCAGTAAGCGATTTCGGTACTTAAGATACCAAAACCTGCTCCTGCAACAATATCTCCTACCCAATGTTTATCGTTAAAAGCTCTGTAAATCCCTGTAAAAGCGGCGATTGGATATCCGGATAATGCAAGCCATATATTTTCATCTTTATATTCCCTGAAAAGAAAATGTGCCGATGAAAAAGCAGTTGCAGTGTGACCCGAAGGAAAAGATAAACTATTTGACTTATCCGGACGTTCTTCTTTCACCAAGTGTTTCAACGGTAACGTAACAGAAGCTACAATAAGTTGAGATGTTCCGTAGATAATCGTCCGTTCCTTGAAATTGTGCTTACCTTTTAAACCTGAGAGATTGTAGCCGTAGACTATTGCTGCAGGAAGATACTGAGTATAATTATCGAGCTTTATTTGCTTGGGTTGATGTTCGCTGATCTCATATTTTGTTGTACTGTTAAGATTTTTTAGCGCATCAGAATTTAAACTTATCACACCGAAACCTATAAAAGCTGTCGGAATTATCAGTTTTTTATAACTAAAATGATACATCTCATCGTTATATTTTTTCGATTCTTTTGCAGTGATTATTACAGAATCTTTCATCACTTTGTACTGCCCAAAACAAAACATTGAGCAGTACAAGATGAATGAAGTGGTGAGCAATTTTAATATCATTATTTAAATCTCAGATTAAGCGAAATAATATCTGACTTCATACCAATGGATTTGGTATAATGACCATATCTGATTTCCAGCATATTAAGTCGCTGTATTCCGAATAATCCGTTTTTTGGGTTGATGCGGATTCCGGCTCCATAAAAATGACTGTTGAAGGTTGAAAGATCATAGTTGCTGGTATAAAAATTATTAAAATTGGTATGTTGCTGATTGGGCAGAAAATATTTCGCACCACTTTGAGAATAGTATCTGTAAAACGGACTCACTGATAAGAAAGGTGAAATTTTCACAGGCGTTTCTATATTGATGGTATGAGATTTCAATCCCCAATCGTCTGTGTAATAGCGGTAATAACTTCGCAGAATGATTTTATCTCCAAAGAAATAATTGGCTCGAATTCCTACCGGAAGTTTAAATCTTTTGTCCGGCAAGGCTTCCTGATGCACAGAACCATCCGTAAAATAAACCCTATGAAAAGGCAGACTGAGATAACCTGTCTGTTGAACGGCATCAGTCATTAATTCCAATTGAAAATTCTTATTAATGATCTGTGAATAAGATAGCGAAAATGCAAACGTATTTCGTCCGCTCGTCCCAGTACTTTGTACAGAGGAATCTTCCCTCAATTCTATCGGTGCAATCATTGATACCTGATCAATAAATGTCTGAAATCTTGCGGTAAACTCGCCCATTCTATTAGGTGTCTTTTGAGCAAAACCAATATTTGCACCCATCGACTGATAGTCGTATTCTCCGGAATATGAAACGCCAGCCATTAACGTACTTCCTTTTGATTCATTTTCACGACTCCAGCCAAGCGAAGGATAAAATCTGGTGTCTGCGCTTGAAGCTGAAGAATTGGCTTTCAGATCAATCATATCTGACGATGCAGACGTATAATGATCTATCCCAAGATCAAAAGTGAACTTATTCTTTCTGAATTTTTTGTCATATTTTACCATGACAACATCTATGGAATTGGAAATATCTGTGAGCTTTTCTGACCCCACTCCACCAGTAACCGCAGCATTGTTTCCGTCTTGTTTATAATAGCTTGAGACAAGATTGATCTCATCCAGACTCAGTTTTTTTGATGGTTCGGTATTGGCATTTTCTTGTGCGTGAGCGTTGAAAAATCCGAAAAGCGCAATGATGTTTATAATTACTTTTTTCATTTTAATTCTTTATAAATATTAGTAATTAATTGCATCCACACCCACCGCCAACTTTGCCGGCATTAGCTCCCGAAGAACCTTCACGATAAGATTGGAAACTCAGTTCTGTTTTTTCAATTGTTCGGTTTCCCAAAACCATTTCAGCATCATTGAGTTTATTTTTTTCGTATTCTTTTACTGTTGTACAAGAATGAATCATTGAAAGGGCAAAAAAAACAGATATGCCCATTATTATTTTTATTGAAATATTTTTCATTTCGAATTGTTGTTTAATTATTAAAAAATCAAGCAGAATCGATGATTCTATTTTGAATTTTGATTTTAAAGATTAATTGGAATCTTTGACTTCAACACGTATTGTTATTTGTGTTTAAAGAGAATCTATAATATTATTTAAAATTGATGTTTTTGGAAGAATGAATCTTATTTTGATCATCAATGATGATGCATTCTAAATGATTGATCTGATTGACGAGACCAATTGCCGCATCGATTCCCATAATCGTGACGGGCGTTGCCATCGCATCAGCAATCTCGGCATTCGGACAAATTATAGTCACACTTTTGATACCAGAAATCGGCATTCCCGTTTTGGGATTGATGGTGTGAGAATATTTCTTACCGTCTATCACTACAAATTTCTCGTAATTCCCGGAAGTTGCCACGGAAGTATTGGTGATGTTCATATAAGAAAACGGAAGCGCAGCATTGTCCGGATCTGCAATCCCGATCGTCCACGGTTTTCCGTCTGCCTGTGATCCCCAAGTTGTAAGATCTCCGGAAGCATTTACAACTCCAGAAGAAACACCTCTTTGTTGAAGAATTCTTTTTGCCATTTCCGCAGCGTAACCTTTACCGATGCCGCCAAAACCTATTCTCATTCCTTTTTCTTTCAAAAAAATAGTTTGATTTTCTGCGTTCAAAAGAATGTTTTTATAATTGACGAGTTTGAGATGTTCTTTTACCAGTTCGGGATTAGGAAGCTGCTGCATTTCACGGTCGAAGTTCCAAAAGGTTTTATCGATTCCACCATAAGAAATATCAAAATAACCATCAGTTATATCACTGATTCGCAGACTTCTTTCGATCAACTGAAAAACTTCTGTATCTACATTTATTGGTTTAATTCCCGCATTTTTGTTGATGAGATTGGTTTGACTGTCATCACTGTAAGTCGTGAGCAATTTTTCAATCCTGACGATTTCCGAAACTGCGGCTTCAATATGTTTTAAAGCAATTCTTTCACTTTCATCAACGACTGTGATTTCAAACATATTTCCCATCAATTTTTGGGATTTGCGAAACTCTTTCTGCATTTTTTCTTATTTTTTCTGATAAAAACTTCGAATCTCATTGCTGAAAGCAAGTGCTTCCTGCGACGGCAAACCTTCCCATGTTTTCAGAACTTTTCCTTCAGAATTCAATAAAATTGTATAAGGAAATAAGCCTTTTGGGTTATAACGATCTGCCAAAACTGCATTTTCTTTTTTGATTTCTGCAGAAGGCTGATTTTTCTTGCTTCTTGGAAAATCTGCATTCACATATTCCAAAATATGATCGGTTGAGAGCTTCTTGAAAGCATCAGTTTCAATAATATTTTTGTGCAGTTTGATACACGGAATGCACCAATCTGAACCGGAAAAATTGAGAAGTATCAATTCGTTTTGCTCGGAAGCGTTTTTTTTCGCCTGTTCGAAACGTGTCTGTGCGTTGGCAAAAACCGAGAATAGCGCCAACATTGTGGCAGCAAATATTTTTTTCATTTGTTTAAGAAGAATTTAATAATAGAACCAGTTAAGCCTGAATGTTTAAAACATTCAGATATAAATTTTATAATTTGTAGAAATTTGAGATTTTGAATTAAATCACAAGAAATGATTTACGCGTACTTCGGTGGTTGCCAAATAGAATGCACGTAACCTTTGATGTAAAAATCTTCGTCAAAAGAAGGAATGCTGTGAACTTTGTAATACTTATACTCTTTGCCTGAAAACTCAAAACTGAACGCCGTATTGATCGTAAACACAAGCGATAAAGTAGAATGTATGATAAAAGGAAGTTTTCTGTCAGTTTTATAATCTGCGTCTTTCGCAGGATGATCATAGTGCATTTTGAGAAATCCACCGAACGACATATCGGGATTAAGTTTTTTGTGTTCGCAATAATGCTCAACAAGAATTGGAAGTTTCAAAATCTGATTGAGTTCAGTTGTTGAAACTAAATAAAGAGAAAGCAATAATATGGAAATCCACTTTTTCACAAATCAAAATTATGAAATGTTTCTTTAAGAATGAATATAAATAAAGAGTTCTCCACTTTTAAAATAAAATATGAAATTTTTCACTTTAATAAAAAATATCTAAAATAAAATAAGCCTGATATCAAGTGACAAAAGGCTTATTTTTATATCTATTTTAAAAGTTTAACTTACAATCAAAGAGGGCTTACCAATTCCAAAAACCATTCTTTCACTTCACCTTCCAAGTGCGGTGCTAGTTTTTCTTCACAAATTCTGTGGTAATTGTTTAACCATCGAATTTCGTTTTCAGAAAGAATTTCCTTTGCAATAGTATCTTTGAAGAACGGACAAAAAGTTAAAGTTTCAAACTCATAAAAAGTTCCGAAATCTGTTTTTTCAGATTCTTTTACTGCAATAAGATTTTCATGGCGAATTCCGTATTCTCCTTCTACATAAAATCCCGGCTCGTTTGAACATACCATTCCCACAAGTAATTCCTGAGGATTCATATCTTTCCTGATGTTTTGCGGACCTTCATGCACATTCATAAAACTTCCCACACCATGCCCTGTTCCGTGGTTATAATCTTTTCCATTCATCCATAAAGGAAGTCTGGCAATGGCATCGAGCTGTACTCCTTTTGTTCCTTTTGGAAATTTAACCATAGAAAGGCGGATCAAACCCTGTAAAACTAAAGTTGAATTGATCTTAAATTCCTCAGAAGCTGCTCCTAAAGCTAAAGTTCTCGTAATATCTGTGGTTCCTTCTAAATATTGACCGCCGGAATCAACCAAAATGGTAGCTTCATTGGTAACATCTTTGCTGCCTTCTTTTTTTGCAGAGTAGTGCATGATGGCACCATTATCTTTGTATCCAACGATACTTCCGAAACTCTCGCCAACAAAATTTTCTCCTTCTGCACGGAAACCTCTTAATTTTTCGCCAATAGAAAATTCGTTCATAGTTTGTTTTCCAGCATTATGGGTTAACCAATACAGGAATTTCACCATTGCAACGCCGTCTCTCTCCATTACTTTTCTGAAACCTTCCAATTCAGTTTCATTTTTTTGAGCCTTCATTAAATTTCCGGGAACAGCAGCCTTTACGAATTCATTTCCTATTTTTAAGGCTTCAAATATCGACTGATTGCTGTTTGGAGAAACTAAAACTTTCTCGTTTCTGATATTTTTTAAATGATTATAAAACTCCTCATAAGGCATCATTTTTACCCAGGCTTCATCCATCTGTTTTCTTGCTTCCACCTCCATTTTTTCAAGATCAGTGAACAACATTGCATCATTTTTCGTAATAATAATATATCCTAAAAATACAGGATTGCTTTCCACATCGCTTCCTCTCAAGTTCAGAGTCCAGGCAACATCATCCAAACTGGAAATGATATGAAAGGTCACTTCCATATCCTCCATCTTCTGGCGAATGGCAGAGATTTTATCTGTCACAGATTTTCCCGCTCTCTCAACCGGATGTGTATAGATAGGATTTTTTGAAGGTTCTCCCCTTTCTTTCCAGACGCTTTTCAAAAGTGGAAGATCTACCAGAGTAATATTTTTCGGACTTAATTTTGAATGTAAAAGTTCCCAATTGGTATGAGAAGTAGCAATTCCGTTTACGGCAACTTTCCCATTGGCAGGAATTTCAGCGATGATCCAATCGATGTATTGAGGCGTTCCCTCCATACCATCTTTGAAAAGATCAATTCCTGAGCCGGAAAGTTCAATGGGTGCCTGAGTAAAATATCTTCCATCCGTCCACAATCCAGCTTTTTCTTTTGTAATCACCACAAAACCTGCTGAGCCCAAAAAGCCTGATAACCAAGCTCTCTCTTGCCATTCTTCGGGTAAATATTCACTCATGTGTGGATCTGCGGAGTATACAATAAATGCATCAACATTATTTTTCTGCATTTCTTCACGAAGCGCTGCTACTTTTTCCTTTGAAGTCATTTTATAATTTTTAAAAACCGAAAGTTACAAAAAAATCAATTTCCTTGCGTGATTTGGTGAGGGCATTTATAACTGTTTTCATCTAAGTTTAGGAATTATCAAATAGAGCTTTCGAACAACGGTTTTGCCTTTTAGCCTCTATTCTCCGTTAGTAACAGTAAATCTAAAAGATCAAATCAAAATTTAAAACATTCCAATATAACAACTTATGATGGAACCACGATTTTCAGATACCACACTACCAAATCATTATCAATATCATCAAATTTTGGAAAGATTCTTGCTATATTTTAAATATGAAAACACAGAATTACCAAAACCACAGAAAATTTTATACTCCACATCATTTTATTTTTCTTCCTCTGCTCATACTTTTAGAAGGAATCGGAATTTATAAAATTTGGAATGATACACAACATCAATTGATCTGGATCTTGTTTTCAATAGTCATATTTCTGATTTTGTATCTGGCGATCATGGTAAGACAACATTATGCTTTAGGCAATCAAAATCGTATTATAAGATTAGAATTTAAACAAAGATATTTTGAGATTTTTACTAAAAGATCTGATGACGTTTGTGAAAAATTAAATTTCGGACAGATTGCAGCATTGAGATTTGCTTATGACGATGAGTTTAAGGAACTTTTAGATAAAGCTTTAAATGAAAATATGTCCGGCGATACCATCAAAAAATCAATTAAAAACTGGAAACCCGATTTCCATAGAGTTTAAAATAAACCATTAAAAATAAATATTATGAAAAAGTTTACATTGTACAGTATTTCTTTATTCAGTTTACTGTTGCTAACAAGTTGTGAAGCGGTAGAAACAATCTTCAAAGCGGGTATGTGGTGGGGATTTATCTTGGTAGGTGGCGTAATAGCTCTTATTATCTGGCTATTTTCTAGGGGTAAAAACTCTTAACCAAATTATTTTATGGATCAATCAGACCTTGAGATTATCTCTCACCTGAAACCTTCGAAGATCGTAAAAATTATGAAAGATCCGGTAGCTTCTGCAAAGGCGGTGAATCTTGTATACACTTCCGATGCAGAAATTCCCGGTATTTTGCGAAAAAAGAAAGGTAAAAAATATGCGTATTTTAAAGACGGTGAAAAAATCAAAGACAAAGAAGAGATTACAAGAATCAATAGTCTGGTAATACCGCCGGCCTGGGAAAACGTTTGGATTTGTTCTATTAATAATGGTCATCTTCAGGCAACAGGTCTTGATGCAAGAAAAAGAAAACAATACAGATATCATCCTTTGTGGAGTGCGTTGAGAAATCATACAAAGTTTTACCGTATGCTTCAATTTGGTTACGCATTGCCACAAATCCGATTACAACTGGAAAAAGATTTAGCCCTAAGAAATTTTGAAAAGCGAAAAATTCTTGCCCTGATTGTTAGTTTGATGCAACGTACCAATATCAGAATTGGTAATAACATTTACGAAAAACTATATGGTTCTTTTGGTCTGACGACGCTTAAGGGAAAGCACGTAAAAGTTGAGGGACAAAAAATCAATTTCTCATTTAAAGGAAAAAAAGGAGTCATGCATGATGTTGATCTTAAAAGTAAAAGATTGGCAAAATTGATCACCAAATGCAAAGAAATTCCGGGGAAAGAACTTTTTCAGTATTACGATGATGAAGGAAATCGTCATGCGGTAGATTCCGGGATGGTGAATGAATATATTAAAGAATTAAGCGGGGAAGATTTTACAGCAAAAGATTTCAGAACGTGGTCAGGAACCGTAAATGCGTTAATTGCCTTCAAAGAAATCGGATATGCTGAAAATAATTCTCAATACAAAAAGAAAGTAAAAGCTGCCCTGGAAATCGTTGCCGAACATTTGGGAAATACAAGTACGGTCTGCAGGAAATACTACGTACATCCTTTAGTCATCAATCTTTATGAAAATAATTCGATTAAAAAATACCTTGATGAATTGGAAAAAATAGAAGAAAATGATGGCAAAGCAGGATTGACACACGAGGAAAAATTAGTTTTAAAAATTTTGGAAAACGAGAAGATGTGATGAGTTCAATAGTGAATGGTCAATTCGCTGCGCTTGCCAATTTATCACTTCCTGTACATTCACCATTCACTTCTGACAAAATTCAAGTAAAAAATGAATGGCAGATTGTCAATTCGCTGCGATTGTCAATTTGTAAATCAATCCAAAACTCACCATTCAATTGTGAAGTAAAATCGACCTTTGAAATTTTAAACAACAAAGTAAAATTGACCCTTGACACAATTTTTGACATCAAATAAAAGTTGTAAATTTGTATCATTAGCAAACTATAAAATAATACAACGTAATATGTCAAAAGCAATTTCGCAAGTACCATTTGCAGTAAACGAGCCGGTAAATTCTTACGAGCCTGGTTCTAAAGAAGTAAAATCTCTGATCGCTCAGTACAAAAAAATGTGGGCGGAAAAAATTGAGATTCCAATGGTTATCAATGGTAAAGAAGTGAAAACTGACGATAAGGTGCAACTTCAATCTCCACAAGATCATGCTCACGATTTCGGGTTTTACCACAAAGGAACGATGCAACACGTAGATGACGCAATCAACGCTGCTCTTGCTGCTAAAAAACAGTGGAACGATCTTGGTTGGGAACACCGCGCAGCCATTTTCTTAAAAGCTGCTGATCTTTTGGCAGGTCCTTATAGAGACGTTATCAACGCTGCAACAATGATCGGACAGTCTAAAAACGTTCATCAGGCAGAGATTGATGCGGCTTGTGAGTTCATCGATTTCTTGAGATTCAATGTAGAATTCATGACAGAAATGTATTCTGAACAACCAGTATCTGATGCAGGGATTTGGAATCGTGTAGAATACAGACCTTTAGAAGGATTCGTTTTTGCAGTAACTCCTTTCAACTTTACCGCAATTTCCGGAAACTTGCCTGCTTGTATGGCAATGCTTGGAAACGTTGTGGTTTGGAAACCTTCAGACAAACAAATCTATTCTGCAAAAGTAATCATGGATGTTTTAACAGAAGCAGGACTTCCTGCCGGAGTGATCAACATGATTTTCACAGACGGAAAAGAAACTGCTGAGAAAGTTTTGGCACACAAAGATTTTGCGGGACTTCATTTTACAGGTTCTACCAAAGTTTTCCAAGGAATGTGGAAAATGATTGGTGACAATATACACAATTACAGAACTTACCCAAGAATCGTTGGAGAAACTGGTGGAAAAGATTTCGTGATTGCTCACCCTTCAGCGAACGTAGAAGCAGTTGCAACAGGTTTGGTAAGAGGTTCTTTTGAATATCAAGGGCAAAAATGTTCTGCTGCTTCAAGAGCTTATATCCCAAGATCACTTTGGGCAGACGTAAAAAAAGTGATGGAAACTCAGATCAATTCTATTAAAATTGGTTCACCAGAAGATCCTTCAAACTTTGTGAATGCAGTAATTGATAAAAATTCATTCGAAAAATGCAAAGGTTATATTGAAAGAGCTCAGGCATCAAGCAATGCAGAAGTAATCATTGGTGGTAAATGTGACGATTCTAAAGGTTGGTTTGTAAATCCTACTGTTATCGAAACTACTGATCCTCAATACGAAAGTATGGTAGAAGAAATCTTCGGTCCTATCTTATCGGTTTACGTTTATGAAGATAAAGACTGGACGGAAACATTAAAAATAGTAGATTCTTCATCTCCTTATTCATTGACGGGTTCTGTGTTTTCACAAGACAGATATGCAACAGATGAGGCTTTCAAGGCTTTGGAAAATGCATCAGGAAACTTCTACATCAATGATAAACCAACCGGTGCAGTTGTAGGTCAGCAGCCTTTCGGTGGTGGTAGAGCTTCAGGAACCAATGATAAAGCAGGCTCTAAAATGAATCTACTAAGATGGACATCAGTAAGAAGCATCAAAGAAACTTTTGTTTCTCCTAAAGATTATAAATATCCATACTTAGGATAATTTAAATTTAATAAAGAAGTGTAGATATTAATAAAATACTACCTTATTTTTAAACAAACTAAAGCCTCGAATTGTCTTCGGGGCTTTTTTATCTAAAATTTAACAAAAATTTAATATTTTTATCGATCAATTAATATCAAAATGAGATTTTTCGGAATAATTATTGAATAGACCTCTGTATACCATTAAAAAATATTATTATGAAAAAGTTTTTATTATTAACCTTAGGAATAGGATTTTTTGCAGTAAGTTGCGGAACTAAAGAAAAACAAATGTCATCCAGTAACACAGATTCTACAATGACGGACACAACAATGGAAGTTGCACCGCCTGTAGCAGATACGATGACAACAGTACCAATGGACACAATGAAAGTTGATACTATGGCAACTCCTACAACGAGATAAAAAGTCAGATTTAAAATTGAAATCCGCAGATCAGTATTCTGCGGATTTTTTTTATATTTGAATCGTAAACAATTAAAGATATTATTATGAAAAAACTATTTATAGGAGCGATTTTGGGACTGTTGACATTAGGAAGCTGCGCTCAAAACAAGGAAAACAGAGAAGAGTTTAAAGCAAATCACGATAAAGATGCACTGCGAAACGACATGGGAGATTCAGCGGTAGCAAACTCAGAACAAAATCCGTCTGATACTACAAATCTGGCGAATGACACCATAAAAAAACCAACAGATTACGAAAGCAAAGAATCTCGTCCGAATACTCAAGTAGGAGGTTCAAGATAAAAACTCATCCACAGAAATTCTGTGGATTTTTTGTTTTCATAAAATAATTTGTTACAATTTAATTCTAAA
This region includes:
- a CDS encoding thioredoxin family protein, with the protein product MKKIFAATMLALFSVFANAQTRFEQAKKNASEQNELILLNFSGSDWCIPCIKLHKNIIETDAFKKLSTDHILEYVNADFPRSKKNQPSAEIKKENAVLADRYNPKGLFPYTILLNSEGKVLKTWEGLPSQEALAFSNEIRSFYQKK
- a CDS encoding DUF4266 domain-containing protein, translated to MKNISIKIIMGISVFFALSMIHSCTTVKEYEKNKLNDAEMVLGNRTIEKTELSFQSYREGSSGANAGKVGGGCGCN
- a CDS encoding DUF3570 domain-containing protein, producing MKKVIINIIALFGFFNAHAQENANTEPSKKLSLDEINLVSSYYKQDGNNAAVTGGVGSEKLTDISNSIDVVMVKYDKKFRKNKFTFDLGIDHYTSASSDMIDLKANSSASSADTRFYPSLGWSRENESKGSTLMAGVSYSGEYDYQSMGANIGFAQKTPNRMGEFTARFQTFIDQVSMIAPIELREDSSVQSTGTSGRNTFAFSLSYSQIINKNFQLELMTDAVQQTGYLSLPFHRVYFTDGSVHQEALPDKRFKLPVGIRANYFFGDKIILRSYYRYYTDDWGLKSHTINIETPVKISPFLSVSPFYRYYSQSGAKYFLPNQQHTNFNNFYTSNYDLSTFNSHFYGAGIRINPKNGLFGIQRLNMLEIRYGHYTKSIGMKSDIISLNLRFK
- a CDS encoding aminopeptidase P family protein — protein: MTSKEKVAALREEMQKNNVDAFIVYSADPHMSEYLPEEWQERAWLSGFLGSAGFVVITKEKAGLWTDGRYFTQAPIELSGSGIDLFKDGMEGTPQYIDWIIAEIPANGKVAVNGIATSHTNWELLHSKLSPKNITLVDLPLLKSVWKERGEPSKNPIYTHPVERAGKSVTDKISAIRQKMEDMEVTFHIISSLDDVAWTLNLRGSDVESNPVFLGYIIITKNDAMLFTDLEKMEVEARKQMDEAWVKMMPYEEFYNHLKNIRNEKVLVSPNSNQSIFEALKIGNEFVKAAVPGNLMKAQKNETELEGFRKVMERDGVAMVKFLYWLTHNAGKQTMNEFSIGEKLRGFRAEGENFVGESFGSIVGYKDNGAIMHYSAKKEGSKDVTNEATILVDSGGQYLEGTTDITRTLALGAASEEFKINSTLVLQGLIRLSMVKFPKGTKGVQLDAIARLPLWMNGKDYNHGTGHGVGSFMNVHEGPQNIRKDMNPQELLVGMVCSNEPGFYVEGEYGIRHENLIAVKESEKTDFGTFYEFETLTFCPFFKDTIAKEILSENEIRWLNNYHRICEEKLAPHLEGEVKEWFLELVSPL
- a CDS encoding FAD:protein FMN transferase, with the translated sequence MQKEFRKSQKLMGNMFEITVVDESERIALKHIEAAVSEIVRIEKLLTTYSDDSQTNLINKNAGIKPINVDTEVFQLIERSLRISDITDGYFDISYGGIDKTFWNFDREMQQLPNPELVKEHLKLVNYKNILLNAENQTIFLKEKGMRIGFGGIGKGYAAEMAKRILQQRGVSSGVVNASGDLTTWGSQADGKPWTIGIADPDNAALPFSYMNITNTSVATSGNYEKFVVIDGKKYSHTINPKTGMPISGIKSVTIICPNAEIADAMATPVTIMGIDAAIGLVNQINHLECIIIDDQNKIHSSKNINFK
- the mnmE gene encoding tRNA uridine-5-carboxymethylaminomethyl(34) synthesis GTPase MnmE, which gives rise to MNHDTICALATANGIGAIGIIRISGDDAISVCSKIFEGKNLEKAQSHTVHYGFIKDDNEMIDEVMVSVFKAPKTFTAEDSVEISFHGSPHIAKKILEVLIKNGARMAKAGEFTMRAFINGRIDLSQAESIADLIASENEASRKVALNQLKGGITNEISFLRTDLLNFVSLIELELDFAEEDVEFADRSALNQLLDKIENKLNSLIESFQYGNAIKNGTAVAIIGKPNAGKSTLLNALLKEERAIVSNIAGTTRDTIEEILHIKGHAFRLIDTAGLRDTIDEIEAIGVKKAKEKVDNANVLVYLIDAATEDFSDDIQMIQSLIREDLKSIICATKIDEVSPNHYQNVESVLRNAISQDFDFITISAVENQNIEDLKNELSSYVEQLKSEENNVVITNQRHFEALQKSKEAINKVKEAITTQISTELLAYELRNALEHLGEISGEVTNDEVLGNIFSKFCIGK
- a CDS encoding phosphatase PAP2 family protein, encoding MILKLLTTSFILYCSMFCFGQYKVMKDSVIITAKESKKYNDEMYHFSYKKLIIPTAFIGFGVISLNSDALKNLNSTTKYEISEHQPKQIKLDNYTQYLPAAIVYGYNLSGLKGKHNFKERTIIYGTSQLIVASVTLPLKHLVKEERPDKSNSLSFPSGHTATAFSSAHFLFREYKDENIWLALSGYPIAAFTGIYRAFNDKHWVGDIVAGAGFGILSTEIAYWIFPLVDKIFKNNDSKRVTFIYPVIQSKSVGLGLVLNL
- a CDS encoding VIT1/CCC1 transporter family protein; this encodes MMHYPLEKHYVNRVGWLRASVLGANDGLLSTTSIVIGVAAASPSRELIILTALAGMIAGAMSMAAGEYVSVSSQSDTETADLQREKKELEEIPEIELQELAKIYEKRGVSKQTALQVATELTLHNALEAHAKDELGINEITQAKPFLAAVASFFSFIAGALLPVILAVFAPEKEMVYYQYAFSIIFLMILGAVAAKAGGSNIKAAVLRICFWGTVAMVVTALVGHFFGVKLD